The sequence TTGAAATTCGCATGTGCTTGCAATAAAAAGATCATATTGTCAACTGGGATGTCTTATCTTTCGGAAGTTGAATCAGCTCTTAACCTTTTAATCGGAGAGGGGATTTATCGAAGCAATATTTGGTTGCTTCAATGTACCACTGAATATCCAGCCCCTTATGACTCAGTAAACTTAAATGTTATGAATACATATAAAAATAAATTCAATGTAAATGTTGGCTATTCAGACCATACTTTGGGTATTGAGGTGGCTATTGCTGCAGTTAGTCTTGGCTGCCAAATGCTAGAAAAACATATAACTTTGGATAAAAATATGGAAGGACCCGATCATATTGCAAGCTTGGAACCTAGTGAGCTTAGTTCAATGATATCTGCAATAAGAAATGTCGAACAAGCTCTAGGCTCAGGAGTGAAGTCTCCGTCTAAGGTAGAAAAAGAAAACATTAAGGTTGTTAGGAAATCAATTGTTGCTATCGCACCTATTCCTCAAGGTACGCTATTTACAACGGAAAATATAGGCTGTAAAAGACCAGGGACTGGAATTAGCCCTATTAATTATGAAGATTACCTAGGCCGTAAGTCCTTGAGAGAATATGATGTAGATGAATTAATAGATCAATGATAATTTTACTAGAAAGCTTTAACTAGATGGATAAATATATATTTTCAGAACGACTGATTATTATTGGTGCAGGGGGGCATAGTAAAGTAGTTAATGATATTGCGGCGCTTATTGGTTTTGAAGATATAGCTTATCTAGACAATAAATCTATTAATACTGCCTTAGATAAAAATGTCTATAGCCATTTAAAAGAAAATTTTAGTCAATATTTTTTCGTTGCCATTGGAGACAATTATATTAGAGAAAAAGTATTTAATGAATTTTTGAGCGATAACCCAAATGCCACTCCAATATCGCTATTGCATCCAAGTGCTGTTATTTCAGAAACAGTTAGCGTAGGGAAAGGTAGTCTTATAATGCCTTTGTGTGTTGTTAATAGTCAATCCGTTATAGGAAATGGTGTGATTGTTAATACTTCTAGCAGTATCGATCATGAATCAACCATCATGAACTTTTCGTCTTTGGCTCCTGGTGTAAATATGGGAGGCAATGTATCTATTGGCTCAAGAACAGCATTATGTATTGGATGTACAGTTTCTCATGGAATTAGTATAGGCAATGATGTTGTGATTGGTGCATCGTCTTTAGTTTTAAATGATATTAGAGATAATACCTTGGCATATGGTATACCAGCAAAAATAATTAAAACTAGATTTTCAGGTGAAAAATATTTTAATTGATATTAAAAATCAATTATAAAATTCAAACATCAACTAAACATAATTACTTAATTTGATACCTAGAACAAGGAATATAATTGATATACCATACAAAATTAGTACTGTATTTCTATGCGAGAAATCTCTATTGAGTAGAAAATGATGAAAATGACTTTTATCTGGATGAAATGGCGAATTTCCTTGTAATATCCTCCTAAATATTACAGTGGTCATATCCAATAGGGGTAGTAAGATAATCATAAGTGATGGTATAAATAATACATTAGATTCATCTACTGATAAAGATATAATTGCTAAAATAGAAATTGTATATCCAATTACATAAGCACCTCCATCCCCCATAAATATCTTCGCAGGAAAGAAGTTATGCCATAGAAATCCTAAGCAACTTCCTGCTAACACAGATGCTAAAAAAGCAATTTCAATATTTCCAATGCTTAGATTAATTAATGTAAGACCTAAAGTTGCTATAAAAGAAATCCCTGCCGCCAATCCATCTAATCCATCAATCCAATTGAATGCATTAATTACCCCTACTATCCAAATAACTGTTGCAAAAAAACTTAGATAGTCTGGTAATATTATTGTGTCGATATTAGCGTTGACAAATGAAAGGTCAATATTATCTAAGCGGATGCCATTAAGCCAATTGATAATTGCTAGGATTATTTGCCCTCCCAGTCTTGGCCATGGAGATATTCCATCGCACAGGTCATCTATAAGACCTATTAAATATGAGAGAAATATACATGAAATAATTATGATTAGAGTATCAACTCGATAGTCTTTAGTTTGAACATATCCATTAATCCATAGGATTAATGGATATGTAATAAGTAGGTTAATTGTAATTGCAATGCCACCAATACGAACTAAAGGAGTATTATGTGCCTTCCTCATTTTCGGCTGATCAAGTAAATTGAACTTTATTCCAATTGCTTGCGCTAAAAAAACGAAAGAATAAGATAAAATAGAACAAGTAATAAATCCAAAAAATATAGTAATGGCGTATTGATTAATCATTTTTTTTTAAATTACACCCCTCCTTAAGAAAAAATCGACTAGATCGACTAGATATATTAGCAAATTATAGCTTAACAGCAACAATAATGTTTTTTATTAAAATAACTAATTTCTACTTAGGGAGCTGTCACCAATAAGAATTTAATTTGACTTGCTCCGACTGAGTTATAAAGGAATTCTTTTGCTATTCCTATACGCAAGCCAAGGGAATTTTGGTTCTTTAGTCCATATTCTCAAAGCCTTATTAATATTAGGATTTCTTTTATATATACTCTCATTTATTGCCCATTCTTTGAAGGGGTTAAGTTGAAACATTATTTGCGTTGCAACTTTATTTTCTTCTGGTATTCCATCACTATGGA comes from Prochlorococcus sp. MIT 1307 and encodes:
- the neuB gene encoding N-acetylneuraminate synthase codes for the protein MVPRTIIIAEAGVNHNGSLDLAKKLAEVAKESGADYIKFQTFKAEMLSSIKAPQAEYQMKNTNSKESQVKMLKRLEMNNQFHNQIYEFCKRIDIGFLSSAFHQNDLDFLRKFNMDYIKIPSGEITNHRYLKFACACNKKIILSTGMSYLSEVESALNLLIGEGIYRSNIWLLQCTTEYPAPYDSVNLNVMNTYKNKFNVNVGYSDHTLGIEVAIAAVSLGCQMLEKHITLDKNMEGPDHIASLEPSELSSMISAIRNVEQALGSGVKSPSKVEKENIKVVRKSIVAIAPIPQGTLFTTENIGCKRPGTGISPINYEDYLGRKSLREYDVDELIDQ
- a CDS encoding acetyltransferase; translation: MDKYIFSERLIIIGAGGHSKVVNDIAALIGFEDIAYLDNKSINTALDKNVYSHLKENFSQYFFVAIGDNYIREKVFNEFLSDNPNATPISLLHPSAVISETVSVGKGSLIMPLCVVNSQSVIGNGVIVNTSSSIDHESTIMNFSSLAPGVNMGGNVSIGSRTALCIGCTVSHGISIGNDVVIGASSLVLNDIRDNTLAYGIPAKIIKTRFSGEKYFN
- a CDS encoding MraY family glycosyltransferase encodes the protein MINQYAITIFFGFITCSILSYSFVFLAQAIGIKFNLLDQPKMRKAHNTPLVRIGGIAITINLLITYPLILWINGYVQTKDYRVDTLIIIISCIFLSYLIGLIDDLCDGISPWPRLGGQIILAIINWLNGIRLDNIDLSFVNANIDTIILPDYLSFFATVIWIVGVINAFNWIDGLDGLAAGISFIATLGLTLINLSIGNIEIAFLASVLAGSCLGFLWHNFFPAKIFMGDGGAYVIGYTISILAIISLSVDESNVLFIPSLMIILLPLLDMTTVIFRRILQGNSPFHPDKSHFHHFLLNRDFSHRNTVLILYGISIIFLVLGIKLSNYV